The Vespa velutina chromosome 25, iVesVel2.1, whole genome shotgun sequence genome has a segment encoding these proteins:
- the LOC124957370 gene encoding serine/threonine-protein kinase PLK4 has translation MPGDFGEQIEDYEVLNLLGKGGFASVYRAKCLRNGMEVAIKMIDKNSMQAAGMSNRVSQEVEIHSRLKHPAILEVYTFFENNNYVYMILELCHNGELQRYLKMQESNVLSEQEAGNIIAQVVQGLLFLHSHLILHRDISLSNLLLTKNMQVKIADFGLATQLKRPDEKHLTMCGTPNYISPEVATRSSHGLAADVWSLGCMLYTLLVGKPPFDTDAVKSTLTRVAMADYVMPTNLSNNAKDLIDKLLKKNPKERIHLRDVPKHPFITSLKTNQTCSISGRHERIGIDRVLLGEGMIDSGVGRTLSSYSQARMRSRSEERICTTPMIYDGFGPMISARSKALSEPITKIHSLQRKQFMDYIPKTDSVLYDISPAQSSRMFSQNVQQSNCESCHENRRQKVIEKQKRKEKSNERLCNPEINEEINKLQVSPLNSERLQPTRHRTKTAILTILDNGEVCIEFIKRRNGIEKINEVCRISGDGLRVILYKPVSLLEIGSQPPPLPSYGADNIYSYENLPPRHHKKYIYASRFVKLVRAKTPKVTLYTQRAKCLFMENGPHPDCEVHFYNGCKVTRVDGAVKITEDGNTYVEGEFPTHLDEFYEHYSDSYKRCLLLESTLQSLETATGHSYFPVIIGRRPCSALNDAPCLQGKENVSHTTNSTPVMPSFDAIYSAVSTTTSRSRKINSVYSTNCDIEKVTIPGIGIAIKLPSGDIKIDYKDGSSLTVITQGYGGGIKYETNNGKVFKYSQKCQQNMEVPYVVKEKLRDVPTIIKHLVQPKHKNLR, from the exons ATGCCGGGTGATTTCGGCGAACAAATTGAG GACTACGAAGTTTTAAATTTACTTGGAAAAGGTGGTTTTGCTAGTGTTTACAGAGCAAAATGTTTACGCAATGGAATGGAAGTTGCTATAAAAATG aTCGACAAGAATTCAATGCAAGCTGCCGGTATGTCAAACAGAGTTTCTCAAGAAGTAGAAATACACTCTCGTTTGAAACATCCAGCTATTCTAGAAGTATATACATTCTTTGAGAATAATAACTATGTTTACATGATATTAGAATTATGTCACAATGGTGAACTTCAACGTTACTTAAAAATGCAAGAATCTAATGTATTATCTGAACAAGAAG CTGGAAATATCATAGCACAGGTCGTACAAGGTCTGTTATTTCTACATTCTCATTTGATACTTCACAGAGATATATCATTGTCAAATTTATTGTTAACTAAAAATATGCAAGTG aaaattgcTGATTTTGGATTAGCGACGCAATTAAAAAGACCAGATGAAAAACATTTGACTATGTGCGGTACACCTAATTATATATCACCAGaa gtTGCAACTAGATCATCGCATGGTTTGGCAGCAGATGTTTGGAGTTTAGGGTGTATGTTGTATACTCTTTTAGTAGGTAAACCTCCATTTGATACAGACGCTGTAAAGAGTACCTTGACACGAGTAGCAATGGCTGATTATGTTATGCCAACCAATTTGTCTAACAACGCTAAAGATcttatagataaattattgaaaaagaatccAAAGGAAAGGATTCATTTAAGAGACGTCCCAAAGCATCCATTTATAACAAGTTTGAAAACAAATCAAACATGTAGTATAAGT GGAAGACATGAGAGGATCGGTATAGATAGAGTATTATTAGGAGAAGGCATGATTGATTCTGGAGTGGGTAGAACATTATCTTCTTATAGCCAAGCTAGGATGCGTTCTCGTTCAGAGGAACGTATATGTACAACCCCCATGATATATGATGGATTTGGACCTATGATAAGTGCAAGAAGTAAAGCTCTATCTGAACCAATTACAAAAATCCATTCtttacaaagaaaacaatttatgGATTATATTCCAAAAACAGATTCTGTACTTTATGACATATCACCAGCTCAATCAAGCAGAATGTTTTCGCAGAATGTTCAACAGAGTAATTGTGAATCGTGTCATGAAAATAGAAGACAAAAAGTGATTgagaaacaaaaacgaaaggaaaaaagtaatgaaCGTTTGTGTAATCCAGAAATTaacgaagaaattaataaattacaagTATCACCATTAAATTCTGAAAGATTACAACCTACAAGGCATAGAACAAAAACAGCAATACTCACTATTCTTGATAATGGTGAAGTTtgtatagaatttattaaacgaagaaatggaata gaaaaaataaacgaagtgTGTAGAATTTCAGGTGATGGTTTAAGAGTGATACTTTATAAACCAGTTTCCTTGTTAGAAATTGGTTCCCAACCCCCACCATTACCAAGTTATGGTGCTgacaatatttattcatatgaaAATTTACCACCGCgtcatcataaaaaatatatttatgcttCTCGTTTTGTCAAACTCGTCAGAGCTAAAACTCCAAAAGTTACGTTATATACGCAACGTGCTAAATGTTTATTCATGGAAAATGGTCCGCATCCTGATTGCGAAGTACACTTTTATAATGGTTGCAaa GTTACACGTGTCGATGGTGCTGTAAAGATTACAGAGGATGGTAATACATATGTCGAAGGTGAATTTCCTACGCATTTGGATGAATTCTATGAACATTATTCGGATAGCTACAAACGTTGTTTGCTATTAGAATCTACTTTACAATCTTTGGAAACGGCAACCGGTCATTCATACTTTCCTGTAATAATTGGACGTAGGCCTTGTTCGGCCTTGAATGATGCTCCTTGTTTACAAGGGAAAGAGAACGTTTCACATACCACTAATAGTACACCTGTT atgcCATCGTTCGATGCCATTTATTCGGCAGTGTCAACGACAACATCACGttcgagaaaaattaattctgtTTATAGTACAAATTGtgatatagaaaaagtaaCAATACCAGGAATTGGTATTGCCATAAAATTACCATCTGgagatattaaaatagattACAAGGATGGATCCTCTTTaact GTAATAACGCAAGGTTATGGTGGTGGTATTAAGTATGAAACAAATAATGGTAAGGTCTTCAAATATAGTCAAAAGTGTCAACAAAATATGGAAGTACCATAtgtggtaaaagaaaaattaagagatGTCCCAACGATTATTAAACATCTTGTGCAACCTAAGCACAAaaatttaagataa